One stretch of Paenibacillus sp. AN1007 DNA includes these proteins:
- a CDS encoding N-acetylmuramoyl-L-alanine amidase family protein, producing MKKIVSVLLFSLLFLLALPVTGHAASAPQTKIILDGQELMLPSDVEVVNINKNVMIPIRVVAENLKFKVQWNQKTQNVSIEQNAKVLSLNVGKTEASVQNEKVQLNTAPRLIKNTVVVPLRFVSEEMGLSVSWNNKDKVVGLTSAAVPSDEPSPVPAPAVPGQGSSTEWSKVSDISFANQQLVVSVDTEVTPQITRLNNPDRIVVDLPNTAFGEMGPALQQGKMGKLDVSGIPNVTEIRYSLFKNDPAQVRVVIELNNLSDVQANTQYVSGKLIVDLALTGIIGIPVSPSGSDSGKSVVVIDAGHGGKDPGTIGISNTQEKNFTLPLALKVQALLLQEPDIEVVMTRETDVYPTRPERVQLANTLNADVFVSIHGNSVKASPQSSGTETYYYKRSSSKQLADIVHKHLIEALGFKDRKVKNGNLEVLRNTTMPAVLLEIGFLSNPDEEQAMFSESVQNKAAQAIVDGIKEFLNQS from the coding sequence ATGAAAAAAATCGTAAGTGTACTCTTGTTCAGTTTGTTATTTCTGCTTGCCCTGCCGGTTACAGGACATGCTGCATCTGCTCCGCAAACCAAAATTATATTGGACGGACAGGAGCTTATGCTTCCTTCCGATGTCGAAGTTGTCAACATCAACAAAAACGTGATGATCCCGATCCGTGTCGTTGCCGAGAATCTAAAATTCAAGGTGCAGTGGAATCAGAAAACGCAAAACGTAAGTATTGAGCAAAACGCGAAGGTGCTCTCCTTAAATGTTGGCAAAACAGAAGCCAGCGTTCAAAACGAGAAAGTGCAGCTGAACACGGCCCCGAGGCTGATCAAGAATACGGTCGTTGTGCCCCTTCGTTTTGTTAGTGAAGAGATGGGGTTGTCTGTAAGCTGGAATAACAAGGACAAAGTCGTGGGCCTGACAAGCGCCGCCGTTCCTTCAGATGAACCTTCTCCTGTTCCTGCCCCTGCTGTTCCAGGGCAAGGCAGCAGCACGGAATGGAGCAAAGTCAGTGATATCAGCTTCGCCAATCAGCAGCTTGTTGTATCCGTCGATACCGAGGTTACACCGCAGATCACAAGGCTGAATAATCCGGATCGGATTGTAGTGGATTTGCCGAATACTGCTTTTGGTGAAATGGGGCCAGCTCTGCAGCAGGGCAAGATGGGTAAGCTGGATGTCAGCGGTATTCCTAATGTAACCGAAATACGATACTCTCTTTTTAAAAATGATCCAGCTCAAGTCAGGGTTGTTATCGAGCTCAACAATCTGAGCGATGTACAGGCTAATACTCAATATGTCAGCGGCAAGCTGATCGTGGATCTGGCTCTTACCGGGATCATTGGCATTCCGGTGAGTCCTTCAGGAAGTGATAGCGGCAAAAGTGTCGTTGTTATTGATGCGGGACACGGAGGAAAAGACCCGGGTACAATCGGAATCTCGAATACACAGGAAAAGAATTTCACGCTGCCGCTCGCACTGAAGGTCCAGGCCCTTCTGCTGCAGGAGCCTGATATCGAAGTGGTAATGACACGCGAAACGGATGTTTATCCCACACGTCCGGAGCGAGTGCAGCTGGCAAACACATTGAACGCGGATGTATTTGTATCGATCCATGGAAACAGTGTGAAAGCTTCGCCTCAATCATCAGGTACTGAAACGTATTATTACAAGCGCAGCAGCAGTAAACAGCTTGCCGATATTGTGCATAAACATCTGATTGAAGCATTAGGCTTCAAAGATCGAAAGGTCAAAAACGGTAATCTGGAAGTGCTCCGCAACACAACGATGCCTGCTGTACTGCTCGAAATCGGGTTTCTCAGTAATCCTGACGAAGAACAAGCCATGTTCTCCGAGAGTGTCCAAAATAAAGCGGCTCAGGCCATCGTGGATGGCATCAAGGAGTTCTTGAATCAATCCTAA
- a CDS encoding GerMN domain-containing protein, with protein sequence MRKKSTYTQLICLMAVMFMLAGCGDKPAVDPGNAEPPPNQSPTNSSSPAAPNVEEKETQEIEVSYVDPEVTQIKTKKVEITFTDSKEKYTQAFDTLQRSDDPNYISLWSNIGLESLEEQDGKLTLNIHIPDEARLGSGGELLFLDVLKQTMFQFEEIQSIQLLVDGKETDSLMGHVELENPILRSTE encoded by the coding sequence ATGAGAAAAAAGTCAACGTACACACAGCTGATCTGCCTTATGGCAGTGATGTTTATGCTCGCTGGCTGCGGCGATAAACCAGCAGTGGACCCTGGGAATGCGGAGCCTCCACCGAATCAGTCTCCTACCAATAGCTCTTCTCCTGCTGCGCCAAATGTGGAAGAAAAAGAGACACAAGAGATTGAAGTAAGTTATGTAGACCCCGAAGTAACGCAGATCAAGACAAAAAAAGTTGAAATTACATTTACGGACAGTAAAGAAAAATATACGCAAGCGTTTGATACACTGCAGCGCTCGGATGACCCAAATTATATTTCTTTATGGAGTAACATTGGACTCGAATCACTTGAGGAACAGGACGGAAAACTTACGTTAAACATTCATATTCCCGACGAAGCCAGACTTGGTTCCGGCGGCGAACTCCTTTTCCTTGATGTGCTCAAACAAACCATGTTCCAGTTTGAAGAAATCCAGAGCATTCAGCTGCTGGTGGACGGCAAAGAAACCGATAGCCTGATGGGGCATGTCGAGCTCGAAAACCCGATCCTTCGCAGCACAGAGTAA
- a CDS encoding glycoside hydrolase family 3 N-terminal domain-containing protein, with amino-acid sequence MRFKYKITAAAVFGMMMIGLGSAHAETEFVDLQYSKWAEDGIHYMAKRGTVAGYGHGRFQPRTPVTRGQAITFMVRELYPDQLEKPVDHLNYTDVPAAHPFSREIAIAEQQGLAGGFPDGSFRPDAPISRAETAAFLTRAYPLKQGPQSAKWTDTAKHWAASPIQMMSSNGLVGGYADGTYRPDQKVTRAEYAVFMARVIRFEREAAIEAKDWDKLISYMTVSEQVGQMLMPDIRQWNGKATTTINEGLQRSIQDQNVGGLILFEKNIVDAQLTTFTHHIQSQAGDIPLFLGMDQEGGVIRRIPGGTNLPGQMALGAANDPSLAEAAGQLTGEELKALGIQVNFAPVLDINSNPDNPIIGMRSFGSNADLVTRLGLAMMEGLRQSGVVAGVKHFPGHGDTAVDSHLGLPVLAHARERLDAIELKPFKAAIEQGADMIMTAHIAFPAIDNEQVISRKDGTRVPLPATLSRKVLTGLLREELHYQGIIISDAFTMKGIAEHFGETEAVVRAAAAGVDVILMPQDASSAHQALIQAVNNGKLSKERVHEAVKRILTVKSKYNLFEPAPTLTQKLRVLKGIVGAEPHLQVERMIAERAVTVLTGTEGMKSETIRSGDRVVIVASDAEQAAQLQRQLKQTAGSLPLQTVTSVLNSDDMKSIFQTLNKADYVLIASYQFRSVGSQFRWSELQLLVNELNQRQMRYTLLSLGNPYEMLHLQNVHSALAAYGKQEPNTLAAIKVLLGQREPQGKLPVDSGRSAQ; translated from the coding sequence TTGCGCTTTAAATATAAAATAACTGCAGCTGCAGTCTTCGGTATGATGATGATCGGACTGGGGAGTGCACACGCAGAAACTGAATTTGTCGATCTTCAGTACTCGAAGTGGGCCGAAGATGGCATTCACTATATGGCAAAAAGGGGGACGGTGGCGGGTTACGGTCATGGCCGATTTCAGCCCCGAACCCCGGTGACCCGAGGACAGGCCATTACCTTTATGGTACGCGAGCTTTATCCTGATCAGCTTGAGAAACCGGTGGATCACTTGAATTATACAGATGTGCCGGCAGCCCATCCTTTTTCCCGCGAGATCGCCATTGCTGAGCAGCAGGGGCTGGCTGGCGGATTTCCGGATGGTTCATTCCGACCGGATGCACCGATCAGCCGTGCTGAAACGGCAGCGTTTTTGACACGTGCATATCCGCTAAAACAAGGACCGCAGTCGGCCAAGTGGACGGATACAGCGAAACACTGGGCCGCATCCCCAATCCAGATGATGAGTTCAAACGGGTTAGTCGGGGGGTATGCAGACGGGACGTATCGACCGGATCAAAAAGTGACGCGGGCAGAATATGCCGTATTTATGGCTCGGGTCATTCGTTTCGAACGTGAAGCTGCAATCGAAGCCAAAGATTGGGACAAACTGATCTCCTATATGACCGTTAGCGAGCAGGTCGGGCAGATGCTGATGCCTGATATCAGGCAGTGGAACGGCAAGGCGACTACAACGATTAACGAGGGACTGCAGCGCAGCATTCAGGATCAGAATGTCGGGGGACTTATCCTTTTCGAAAAAAATATTGTGGATGCGCAGCTTACCACTTTCACGCATCATATTCAAAGCCAGGCAGGAGATATCCCGCTCTTTCTCGGCATGGATCAGGAAGGAGGGGTGATTCGGCGCATTCCTGGCGGTACCAATCTCCCTGGACAGATGGCGCTGGGCGCTGCGAACGATCCGTCGCTGGCGGAAGCCGCCGGTCAACTGACAGGAGAAGAGCTTAAAGCGCTTGGTATTCAGGTCAATTTCGCGCCGGTCCTTGATATCAACAGTAATCCGGACAACCCAATTATCGGAATGCGGTCATTCGGTTCGAATGCGGATCTGGTGACGCGGCTCGGTCTTGCCATGATGGAGGGACTGCGCCAATCAGGTGTTGTTGCGGGAGTCAAGCATTTTCCGGGACATGGAGATACAGCCGTTGACTCTCATCTCGGTCTGCCTGTGCTTGCACATGCACGTGAGCGGCTTGATGCGATAGAATTGAAACCGTTCAAAGCAGCGATCGAACAGGGTGCTGATATGATCATGACGGCGCATATTGCGTTCCCAGCGATTGATAATGAACAGGTTATCTCTCGCAAGGACGGTACCCGCGTGCCGCTTCCAGCTACGTTGTCTCGGAAGGTATTGACCGGTCTGCTTCGGGAAGAACTGCACTATCAAGGTATCATTATTTCCGATGCGTTCACGATGAAAGGTATTGCTGAGCATTTTGGTGAAACTGAAGCTGTCGTGCGCGCTGCTGCCGCGGGGGTAGATGTGATTCTCATGCCGCAAGATGCATCTTCGGCACATCAGGCGTTAATTCAGGCGGTGAATAACGGAAAGCTGTCCAAAGAACGAGTGCATGAGGCGGTAAAACGTATTTTGACAGTCAAGTCCAAATACAATCTGTTTGAACCCGCTCCGACCCTCACCCAGAAGCTGCGTGTTCTGAAAGGCATCGTTGGTGCTGAGCCTCATCTTCAGGTGGAGCGTATGATAGCAGAGCGTGCTGTCACCGTTCTGACCGGGACAGAAGGGATGAAATCTGAGACTATTCGTTCGGGCGATCGGGTGGTGATTGTCGCTTCCGATGCTGAGCAGGCAGCACAGCTGCAGCGACAGCTTAAGCAGACAGCGGGCAGCCTCCCCTTACAAACGGTAACCTCTGTCTTGAATTCTGATGATATGAAAAGCATCTTCCAAACGCTGAACAAGGCAGATTATGTGCTTATAGCTTCATATCAATTCCGCAGCGTGGGAAGTCAGTTCCGCTGGAGCGAGCTGCAGCTGCTGGTCAACGAGTTAAATCAGCGCCAGATGCGCTATACGCTGCTGTCTCTTGGCAATCCCTACGAAATGCTTCATTTGCAAAACGTACATTCCGCCCTTGCGGCGTATGGTAAACAGGAACCCAACACACTCGCTGCCATTAAGGTACTGCTTGGTCAACGAGAACCCCAAGGCAAACTTCCCGTTGATTCGGGGCGATCCGCCCAATAA